The following nucleotide sequence is from Peribacillus sp. ACCC06369.
GGTCACGGAAGAAGTCAGTATTCAAGACTGCCAGTAACTTATCCCCTGATTATCGAAGATATCAAACTACTGTTTGATCATTTGAAAATTAAAAAAGCAATCATATGCGGATATTCAACCGGCAGCTCTATCGTATTGGAATTTTTGCTAAGTTGTGCCGATAGGGCTCTAGGAGGCATTGTAATAGGTGGAATGTCTGAAGTGAGGGATAAATATTTAAAGCAAAAGATCACTTTAGGAATATCACTTGCAAATAAAGACGCAGTTCCAATTCTTGCGCTATCCATTTCATGGAGTAATTCAGATACCGAAAATTTGTTCAACAAAATGTTTAATGAAGCCCTAAAAGGAGATGCCAGAAATATCGAGCAGTATTACTATTATAGTTTGCATTATAACTGTACCCATCAGCTAGAGAAAATCACCCTGCCAATTTTACTGATCTATGGTAAAAAAGATAAACCACTTTATCATTATGCTAATTTATTGCATGAAAAATTGCCATGTACGGAATTAAAATTTATTGATCATGTAAAGCATCAGATC
It contains:
- a CDS encoding alpha/beta hydrolase; this translates as MPMLDVDGTSLYYSVKGKGVPIVFIHPPVLTSVNFQYQMEELSQEFKVITFDIRGHGRSQYSRLPVTYPLIIEDIKLLFDHLKIKKAIICGYSTGSSIVLEFLLSCADRALGGIVIGGMSEVRDKYLKQKITLGISLANKDAVPILALSISWSNSDTENLFNKMFNEALKGDARNIEQYYYYSLHYNCTHQLEKITLPILLIYGKKDKPLYHYANLLHEKLPCTELKFIDHVKHQIPTKAANDLNESIKHFIHTTV